A stretch of the Candidatus Latescibacter sp. genome encodes the following:
- a CDS encoding archease gives MPYRYLEDIAAADAAFEATGETLEDLFTACADALMNVMVENLESIRSKRSLEVSLDEESLEMLLFGLLEELVYYKDAEQLLLRVKKINVATGAEHYKLEAILSGEKINPEKHHLLVDVKAVTLHRFRVVKTDGAWKATVVVDI, from the coding sequence ATGCCCTACCGCTACCTGGAAGACATTGCTGCCGCCGATGCTGCGTTCGAGGCGACCGGGGAAACGCTGGAGGATTTGTTTACCGCCTGCGCCGACGCGCTCATGAATGTGATGGTGGAAAACCTCGAATCTATCCGCTCAAAACGGTCTCTGGAAGTAAGCCTCGATGAGGAGAGTTTGGAGATGCTGCTTTTCGGCCTTTTGGAAGAGCTGGTGTACTATAAAGACGCCGAGCAGCTTTTACTGCGGGTAAAGAAAATAAATGTTGCCACAGGAGCAGAGCATTACAAGCTCGAAGCAATTCTTTCCGGTGAAAAAATAAATCCTGAGAAACATCATCTCTTGGTGGATGTGAAAGCGGTCACCCTGCACCGCTTCAGGGTGGTAAAGACAGATGGAGCATGGAAAGCGACTGTGGTGGTAGACATATAA
- a CDS encoding GntR family transcriptional regulator, translated as MHKPLHATTTDRLRKIILSDDYSDGDRLPAEPLLAKNLGVSRATLREALKQLESENILYRIHGVGTFVKTHTPSISLELSIPRSITELIESLGFIPGTRSMKVTTELVFPDDVDRFKIEPGSNVVRMERIRTANSQPVAYTIDMTPVWAMKQYPSRDGEENFSLIDHLKTRCDIRFAESRSILMPLHNVHSVAEKLEIDPSSHIFFVEGLDYTIDGFPVLMSREYFVPWIFRFNVERKA; from the coding sequence ATGCACAAACCCCTCCATGCAACCACCACTGACCGCCTCAGAAAAATTATCCTTTCGGACGATTACAGCGACGGCGACCGGCTTCCCGCAGAGCCCCTTCTGGCAAAAAACCTCGGGGTTTCACGGGCGACGCTCCGTGAGGCGCTGAAGCAGCTGGAAAGCGAAAACATCCTCTACCGGATACATGGGGTCGGTACATTTGTAAAGACTCACACTCCTTCCATTTCACTTGAACTTTCCATACCCAGGAGTATCACCGAACTGATCGAATCTCTGGGGTTTATTCCGGGGACCCGCTCAATGAAGGTGACAACGGAACTGGTATTTCCGGACGATGTGGACCGGTTCAAAATCGAGCCCGGATCGAATGTCGTCCGTATGGAGAGAATCCGCACAGCAAACAGCCAGCCTGTCGCATATACCATCGATATGACGCCAGTCTGGGCCATGAAACAGTATCCCTCCCGGGATGGCGAAGAGAATTTTTCCCTCATAGACCACCTGAAAACACGCTGTGATATCCGCTTTGCCGAATCACGATCTATTCTCATGCCCCTCCATAATGTTCACAGTGTGGCGGAAAAACTGGAGATCGATCCTTCTTCCCATATCTTTTTTGTCGAAGGGCTTGATTATACAATCGACGGTTTTCCGGTGCTCATGTCACGAGAGTACTTTGTCCCCTGGATTTTCCGGTTTAATGTTGAAAGAAAAGCCTGA
- a CDS encoding carboxypeptidase-like regulatory domain-containing protein: MIRNRIVPAVCLSALVFILFGCGKNTTGNDNRGNARISVMINDATGTPLTGFLVSTTPATKTALTDSLGSAALENIPPGEYKITIQKTAFAPYTKKTLLVNGVTENLIMVYLPEAAVTIKDDRGKNCPGAVITTDPQTWERIADASGQAVFPAMPQAPFRFVVKREGYPVEYFDTVTQKDMLITVPSGSPRITILSPEDAKSFSAPRNIRFYGKGNDIEDGELPDSSLVWISSIDGELGRGKDITVKELSIGQHIISFSGTDSNGKTGKAEILISVADYQTDTYFPVPIGATWSYRYLNPKFYIKEQGQYVNYILNKMTVKIENDSKNNPVRRIEIDFEADTVHYLYILTDNLEIKEYTIFVTATQEQLFILQSYALPIIQMQINTSYVPSSIFLKNITDITAETTYESKVQASTTMVYYIRGAPAEAFTETTPLTTTVKVGGTGFIATERGTFNVVNLTLRQGEYTRNWALSKGVGIIRFEDNTFLDKGTGILSDASILKFWVPGASKQVSGQMPSSFKPSLPALILGSDTSKNLFALRTFLRSMCPR, from the coding sequence GTGATCAGAAACAGGATAGTACCTGCTGTATGCCTGTCGGCGCTCGTTTTCATTCTCTTCGGCTGCGGTAAAAACACAACCGGGAATGATAATCGTGGGAATGCGCGGATTTCCGTTATGATCAATGATGCAACCGGGACTCCGCTGACAGGATTTCTGGTCAGTACCACACCCGCCACAAAAACAGCGCTTACCGATTCCCTCGGCAGCGCCGCGCTGGAAAATATTCCTCCGGGTGAATACAAAATCACCATTCAAAAAACGGCCTTCGCCCCCTATACAAAGAAAACTCTTCTCGTTAACGGTGTAACCGAAAATCTCATCATGGTGTATCTGCCCGAAGCAGCGGTCACGATTAAAGACGACCGTGGTAAAAACTGCCCAGGCGCAGTGATAACCACCGATCCGCAGACCTGGGAACGTATCGCCGATGCCAGTGGACAGGCAGTTTTTCCGGCTATGCCGCAGGCGCCTTTCCGTTTTGTAGTAAAACGGGAAGGGTATCCGGTTGAATATTTTGATACCGTGACCCAAAAAGATATGCTGATTACCGTTCCCTCCGGCAGCCCCCGGATTACCATACTTTCTCCGGAAGACGCAAAGTCTTTCAGTGCTCCCCGTAACATCCGCTTCTACGGAAAAGGAAACGACATTGAGGACGGCGAGCTTCCCGACAGCAGCCTGGTCTGGATCTCGAGCATTGACGGTGAACTGGGACGGGGGAAAGATATTACGGTGAAGGAGCTTTCCATCGGCCAGCACATAATTTCATTTAGTGGAACAGACAGCAACGGAAAAACCGGTAAAGCAGAGATATTAATTTCCGTGGCCGATTATCAAACCGACACCTATTTCCCTGTTCCGATAGGGGCGACATGGAGTTACCGATACCTTAATCCTAAGTTTTACATAAAAGAACAGGGACAATACGTAAATTATATATTAAACAAAATGACAGTGAAGATCGAAAATGACAGCAAGAACAATCCGGTGCGAAGAATTGAAATTGATTTTGAAGCAGATACTGTACACTATTTGTATATTCTCACCGACAATCTGGAAATAAAAGAATACACTATTTTCGTTACCGCGACCCAGGAACAGCTCTTTATATTACAATCTTATGCACTGCCCATCATACAGATGCAAATAAACACCAGCTATGTTCCTTCCAGTATATTTCTCAAGAATATCACCGACATCACTGCGGAAACTACGTATGAATCTAAAGTGCAGGCCTCAACGACGATGGTCTACTACATTCGCGGCGCCCCCGCGGAGGCTTTCACTGAAACCACTCCGCTCACGACAACAGTCAAGGTGGGCGGCACTGGGTTCATTGCAACCGAGAGAGGAACTTTCAATGTGGTTAATCTTACCCTCCGCCAGGGTGAGTATACCAGAAACTGGGCGCTGTCAAAAGGGGTGGGAATTATCAGATTTGAGGACAACACATTCCTGGACAAAGGCACCGGGATTCTATCGGATGCCAGCATTCTCAAATTCTGGGTACCAGGCGCTTCTAAGCAGGTTTCCGGGCAGATGCCCTCTTCTTTTAAACCCTCACTGCCTGCTCTCATCCTGGGCAGCGATACCTCCAAAAATCTCTTCGCTCTCAGAACTTTTCTCCGAAGCATGTGTCCGAGATAA
- a CDS encoding T9SS type A sorting domain-containing protein gives MTRKSRFGTTVLMMGIFCLFLLMAVSPLTGDYSAKPENEIFPIGSVHKTALESWPRKINPLHALVVFTKFKGETPGDTLAPPWAKDLFNGQSGSVNDFFKQVSFGQYAVTGEYLPKMYEMPQDTTYYRTSILYSQDIIRMLDEDPTVNLALYDNDGLDGKPNSGDDDGFVDYIVLVPRTRPYDFIMQYATGVMNLMLKDTFITHHPSANGGFIKVDSYSGSISTALNRYQALGTIVAEIGHAYGAEDLMDKVYPSPEDDSAGVGYWCFLGHGALGWGGITGFPVGPCAYNRMLMNCIGVRNVNLVDIGGTRSNVRLKDVGNPDGKVYRIRIGPDEYFLIEYRNKDGGFFYDTQLPKSGLLIWHIQERESNSTEEVKLSDLECADGLYWDYGYPKGIYPDPETGKDNLDFWAHDVQYTLKYNGNLGDSTDVFDGVNYTAFGNNTNPSSRSNNSRFDSGVEIFNIRKSGEDMLFDCVITSSYEIPKLRGLPLVGLAFQKSKLQLETSGQGKAVFLMNFGLDTKPEIMVSVSDDSLKAEKIVSLSRYETQRIIEQFLRSGEGEGGGFSIVRENVTPGEFENTAKEFGLNSGEIFRGASPRYIQKLTLVAEKNDLPFVVALNQNFPNPFNSETIIPYILSKNGVVTLEIYNLIGQKILAMDQGYQNAGSHILRFKANKLPSGLYFYRLHGSALSLTKKFMIIR, from the coding sequence ATGACCCGGAAATCAAGATTCGGAACAACAGTATTGATGATGGGGATATTTTGCCTGTTTCTCCTCATGGCGGTTTCACCCCTGACCGGGGATTATTCAGCGAAACCGGAAAATGAAATATTCCCCATAGGTTCGGTGCATAAAACCGCCCTGGAGTCCTGGCCGAGAAAGATAAATCCCCTTCATGCGCTCGTGGTGTTCACCAAATTCAAGGGGGAAACTCCGGGCGATACATTGGCGCCTCCCTGGGCGAAGGACCTCTTTAACGGACAGTCGGGAAGTGTGAATGATTTCTTCAAGCAGGTTTCCTTCGGCCAGTATGCAGTGACCGGCGAATATCTCCCCAAAATGTACGAAATGCCTCAGGATACCACCTACTATCGCACCAGCATTCTCTATAGCCAGGATATCATACGAATGCTGGATGAGGATCCCACTGTAAATCTTGCGCTGTATGACAATGACGGCCTTGATGGGAAACCGAACAGCGGCGATGATGACGGCTTCGTGGATTATATCGTACTTGTACCCCGCACCAGGCCTTACGATTTCATCATGCAATACGCCACAGGTGTGATGAACCTCATGTTGAAAGATACCTTTATCACCCACCACCCGAGCGCCAACGGTGGTTTCATCAAAGTGGATTCTTATTCGGGGAGTATTAGCACTGCACTGAACAGATACCAGGCGCTCGGCACCATCGTGGCCGAGATCGGCCATGCCTATGGGGCGGAAGATCTCATGGACAAGGTTTATCCAAGTCCGGAGGACGATTCCGCCGGAGTCGGCTACTGGTGTTTCCTGGGGCATGGCGCTTTGGGATGGGGTGGAATCACCGGCTTCCCCGTCGGACCCTGCGCATACAACCGCATGCTCATGAACTGCATCGGCGTCCGTAATGTCAATCTGGTCGATATAGGCGGTACACGGTCAAATGTAAGGTTGAAAGATGTGGGGAATCCCGATGGCAAGGTATATCGCATAAGGATTGGTCCCGATGAGTATTTCCTGATCGAATACCGTAATAAAGACGGCGGCTTTTTCTATGACACTCAGCTTCCCAAGAGCGGCCTCTTGATATGGCACATCCAGGAGCGTGAAAGCAACTCGACCGAAGAAGTGAAACTCAGCGATCTGGAGTGCGCCGACGGTCTCTATTGGGATTACGGCTACCCGAAAGGGATATATCCCGACCCGGAAACGGGCAAAGACAACCTTGATTTCTGGGCGCACGATGTCCAGTATACTCTCAAGTATAACGGAAACCTGGGAGATTCAACCGATGTCTTCGACGGGGTAAACTATACTGCGTTCGGTAATAATACAAATCCCAGTTCCCGGTCCAATAATTCAAGGTTTGATTCCGGGGTGGAGATATTCAATATCCGAAAAAGCGGCGAAGATATGCTTTTCGATTGTGTAATTACTTCGTCCTATGAAATACCCAAACTGCGCGGGCTTCCCCTTGTGGGGCTTGCTTTCCAGAAATCGAAACTGCAGCTTGAAACATCAGGACAGGGGAAAGCGGTGTTCCTGATGAATTTTGGTCTCGATACCAAACCGGAGATTATGGTTTCCGTCTCCGACGATTCTCTGAAGGCAGAGAAGATAGTCTCGTTATCCCGTTATGAGACCCAGAGAATCATCGAACAGTTCCTGCGAAGCGGCGAAGGTGAAGGAGGTGGTTTCAGTATCGTCCGTGAAAACGTCACCCCTGGTGAATTCGAGAATACAGCGAAAGAGTTTGGTTTAAATTCCGGGGAAATCTTCCGTGGCGCGTCGCCGCGTTATATACAGAAGCTGACACTCGTTGCTGAAAAAAATGACCTGCCGTTCGTGGTCGCTCTCAACCAAAACTTTCCCAATCCATTCAACAGCGAAACGATTATACCCTATATACTGTCAAAAAACGGGGTTGTGACGCTGGAGATATACAATCTTATCGGCCAGAAGATTCTGGCGATGGATCAGGGGTATCAGAATGCCGGTTCTCACATCCTGCGGTTTAAGGCCAACAAACTGCCGAGCGGACTTTACTTTTACCGGCTTCATGGGTCCGCATTGTCGCTCACAAAAAAATTCATGATAATCAGGTGA